One stretch of Coleofasciculus sp. FACHB-T130 DNA includes these proteins:
- a CDS encoding aspartate-semialdehyde dehydrogenase, whose amino-acid sequence MSDSYRVAILGATGAVGTELLELLESRNFPVAELKLLASPRSAGRTLQFLGEDLPVEAVGDRSFDNVDVVLASAGGSTSKAWAAKAVDAGAVVIDNSSAFRLDPGVPLVVPEVNPEAAATHQGIIANPNCTTILLAVAVWPLHQVQPVKRIVAATYQSASGAGARAMEEVKTHTSAILRGEDPKPGIFPYTLAFNLFPHNSPMTDLGYCEEELKMLNETRKIFGAPDLRVTATCVRVPVLRAHSEAINLEFEQPFPVAKAKEVLANAPGVKLVENWQTNYFPMPIEASGRDEVLVGRIRQDISHPCGLELWLSGDQIRKGAALNAIQIAELLVERHLLKPTTPAFSK is encoded by the coding sequence TTGTCTGATTCCTATCGCGTTGCCATTCTGGGAGCAACGGGTGCGGTGGGTACGGAGTTGCTAGAACTCCTAGAATCCCGTAACTTTCCGGTTGCTGAGTTGAAACTCTTGGCTTCTCCCCGTTCCGCCGGTCGAACTTTGCAATTTTTAGGCGAAGATTTGCCTGTAGAGGCAGTGGGCGATCGCTCGTTTGATAATGTGGATGTCGTGCTAGCTTCTGCCGGTGGGTCTACTTCTAAAGCTTGGGCAGCGAAAGCAGTAGACGCTGGGGCAGTGGTGATTGATAACTCCAGCGCCTTTCGACTCGATCCTGGGGTGCCTCTCGTGGTTCCAGAGGTAAATCCAGAAGCAGCAGCAACTCATCAAGGAATCATTGCCAATCCCAACTGCACGACGATTTTGTTGGCAGTGGCGGTTTGGCCCCTGCATCAAGTGCAGCCAGTCAAACGCATTGTTGCCGCTACGTACCAATCGGCAAGCGGTGCGGGGGCGAGGGCAATGGAAGAAGTAAAAACCCACACTTCAGCAATTTTACGGGGAGAAGACCCGAAACCAGGCATTTTTCCCTACACCTTAGCGTTTAATTTGTTTCCCCATAATTCCCCGATGACCGATCTGGGTTATTGTGAGGAAGAGCTGAAAATGCTTAACGAGACGCGCAAGATTTTCGGTGCGCCCGATCTGCGAGTGACAGCAACCTGCGTGCGGGTTCCCGTACTCCGCGCCCATTCAGAAGCGATTAACCTAGAATTTGAACAACCCTTCCCGGTAGCAAAGGCAAAGGAAGTGTTAGCGAATGCTCCTGGCGTTAAGTTGGTCGAAAACTGGCAGACCAATTATTTCCCGATGCCCATTGAAGCCAGCGGTCGGGATGAAGTGTTAGTGGGTCGGATTCGGCAAGATATTTCTCATCCTTGTGGGTTAGAACTGTGGCTGAGTGGAGACCAAATTCGCAAGGGAGCGGCTCTTAATGCCATCCAGATTGCCGAATTATTGGTAGAACGGCATCTACTGAAACCAACAACCCCAGCTTTTTCTAAATAG
- a CDS encoding efflux RND transporter periplasmic adaptor subunit encodes MPDPDSPSPVPIDAEPSAIADDRQALENDESAYQPRKRQRWSVALGIILLIVGAGFGWRWWHSRANDAPNATAAAAGQPQGVPVKLSTIETATIQESSEFVGALEAQRSVVLKPEIDGRVSQIFVAEGDRVPAGKPLVQLSREKRQAELAGVLQAVNAARATRANAASQIKALEAERASRVAEVELQQENLRRTSTLVQQGALPRAQLDQVTRDIRAAQAALNASNQGIQAAQASLSEAQAGVRQAEANANLSNEELKDATIIAPIAGVVGLIPVKLGDYVKSGDTIATVTQNQALDLRLSIPLERGPDLRLGQRVEGKDSQGKVLGTGQISFISPRVTSNSQSIQAKASFDNSQGQLRDGQFIKANLIWQERPGVLIPTSAISRLGGATFVFVAQTQQPQPGQPEQSGQPKLVAKQKPVKLGQIQKNNYQVLEGLEPGEKVIISGLQNLSDGAPILPESK; translated from the coding sequence ATGCCCGATCCTGATTCCCCGTCTCCAGTTCCAATTGACGCAGAACCGTCTGCGATCGCAGACGATCGTCAGGCTCTAGAAAACGATGAGTCTGCGTATCAACCAAGGAAAAGACAGCGTTGGTCTGTGGCGCTGGGAATTATCCTTTTAATTGTCGGTGCAGGTTTTGGTTGGCGGTGGTGGCATAGCCGTGCTAATGATGCACCGAATGCGACTGCGGCGGCGGCGGGTCAACCTCAAGGAGTTCCTGTCAAGCTATCAACGATAGAGACAGCGACAATTCAGGAAAGTTCCGAGTTTGTCGGTGCTTTAGAAGCGCAACGTTCAGTGGTATTAAAGCCTGAAATTGACGGACGAGTCAGTCAGATTTTTGTTGCTGAAGGCGATCGCGTTCCGGCTGGGAAGCCCTTAGTCCAACTCAGCCGCGAAAAGAGACAAGCAGAATTAGCTGGCGTCCTCCAGGCTGTTAACGCCGCCCGCGCCACCCGTGCCAATGCCGCCTCGCAAATTAAAGCCTTAGAAGCAGAACGGGCTTCTCGTGTCGCTGAAGTGGAACTACAACAGGAAAACCTCCGCCGCACTTCCACCCTCGTACAGCAAGGCGCGTTGCCCAGAGCGCAACTAGACCAAGTTACCCGCGATATCCGCGCCGCCCAAGCCGCCTTAAATGCTAGCAACCAAGGCATTCAGGCAGCTCAAGCCAGCCTTTCCGAAGCGCAAGCAGGGGTACGGCAAGCTGAAGCCAACGCCAATCTTTCCAATGAAGAACTGAAAGATGCCACAATTATCGCCCCCATCGCTGGCGTTGTCGGACTTATCCCAGTCAAGTTAGGGGACTACGTTAAGAGTGGCGATACGATTGCCACGGTTACTCAAAACCAAGCGCTAGACCTGCGGTTATCTATCCCGCTAGAACGAGGGCCAGATTTACGCTTGGGGCAGAGAGTTGAAGGGAAGGATTCTCAAGGAAAGGTGCTAGGTACAGGTCAAATTAGCTTCATTTCGCCTAGAGTAACGAGCAATTCTCAAAGCATCCAAGCAAAAGCTAGCTTTGACAATTCACAAGGACAACTGCGGGATGGACAATTTATCAAAGCTAATCTGATTTGGCAAGAACGGCCGGGAGTTTTAATCCCAACTAGCGCTATTTCTCGCTTGGGTGGAGCAACTTTTGTTTTTGTGGCGCAAACACAACAACCTCAACCAGGACAACCAGAACAATCAGGACAACCCAAACTTGTGGCTAAGCAAAAGCCCGTGAAATTGGGTCAGATCCAGAAAAATAACTATCAAGTGCTAGAAGGATTAGAACCGGGAGAAAAAGTTATCATCTCAGGCCTTCAGAATTTGTCGGATGGCGCTCCCATTCTTCCTGAGTCTAAGTAA
- a CDS encoding PadR family transcriptional regulator, translating into MLELATLGLLQREPLHGYRLKQQLELFMSGCISVNYGAIYPLLKRLEERGAISVLVEEEGDAGSLRKIYSITDRGRERWMHKMMEYPHESWVNARSRFTIKFFFFGHLEPAKRIKLLEHRLMVCRLRLESQERESLPAEPYQAEVWHRCKAVIQSEIEWLNERLASERSEPPLGSSGQSQVEAGIIAT; encoded by the coding sequence ATGCTGGAATTAGCTACTTTAGGTCTACTACAACGCGAACCGCTACATGGCTACCGCTTAAAACAGCAACTAGAGCTGTTCATGAGTGGTTGTATCAGCGTCAACTATGGAGCTATTTATCCACTCTTGAAGCGCCTGGAAGAACGGGGTGCAATATCAGTGCTGGTAGAGGAGGAAGGAGACGCAGGTTCGCTCCGCAAGATTTACAGCATTACGGATCGAGGGCGCGAGCGATGGATGCACAAAATGATGGAATATCCCCATGAAAGCTGGGTGAATGCTCGCTCTCGCTTCACGATCAAGTTTTTCTTTTTTGGTCACTTAGAACCTGCCAAACGGATTAAGTTGCTGGAGCATCGCTTGATGGTTTGTCGGCTGCGCCTGGAAAGCCAAGAAAGAGAATCGCTGCCAGCAGAACCTTACCAGGCAGAAGTTTGGCACAGATGTAAAGCAGTGATTCAAAGCGAAATCGAATGGTTGAACGAACGACTGGCGTCTGAACGAAGCGAACCCCCTCTGGGAAGTTCGGGGCAAAGCCAGGTAGAGGCGGGAATCATCGCCACTTGA
- the dapA gene encoding 4-hydroxy-tetrahydrodipicolinate synthase: protein MVNFGRVLTAMVTPFKEDGSVNYAVAEQLAAHLAQNGSDALVVCGTTGESPTLTWDEEYELFQVVQRAVAGKAKVIAGTGSNSTKEAIAATEKAAKLGLDGSLQVVPYYNKPPQEGLYQHFLRVAQSCPDLPLILYNIPGRTGQNLQPETVTRLAEIPNIVAIKEASGNLDQASQIRRTTPAEFQIYAGDDSLTLPLLAIGAAGVISVASHLVGTQLQQMIQAFENGQPQVATEIHLKLFPLFKVLFCSTNPIPVKAALQLQGWDVGATRPPLCHLSESDRQMVEAVMTQVALM, encoded by the coding sequence GTGGTAAATTTTGGGCGCGTTCTCACCGCAATGGTGACGCCGTTTAAAGAAGATGGCAGTGTGAATTACGCTGTTGCAGAGCAACTGGCGGCTCATTTGGCTCAAAATGGCAGCGATGCCTTAGTAGTATGCGGCACGACGGGGGAATCTCCGACGCTAACTTGGGATGAGGAATACGAGTTATTTCAGGTAGTGCAGCGGGCGGTAGCTGGCAAAGCGAAGGTAATCGCAGGTACGGGGTCAAATTCAACCAAAGAAGCGATCGCAGCCACCGAAAAAGCCGCTAAACTAGGATTAGATGGATCTTTACAAGTTGTTCCCTACTACAACAAGCCCCCGCAAGAAGGGTTGTATCAGCACTTCCTCCGCGTCGCCCAATCCTGCCCAGACCTGCCCCTGATCCTCTACAACATACCCGGTCGCACCGGACAGAATCTCCAGCCAGAAACCGTGACTCGTTTAGCAGAGATTCCGAATATTGTGGCAATCAAGGAGGCCAGTGGCAACTTAGACCAAGCGAGTCAAATTCGACGCACCACCCCCGCAGAGTTTCAGATATACGCTGGGGATGATTCCCTGACGCTGCCTTTATTAGCCATTGGGGCTGCTGGAGTTATTAGCGTTGCCAGCCATCTGGTAGGGACTCAGCTCCAACAGATGATCCAAGCCTTTGAAAACGGTCAACCTCAGGTAGCAACCGAGATTCACCTGAAACTTTTTCCCTTATTTAAAGTTTTGTTTTGTTCAACCAATCCTATTCCGGTCAAGGCGGCTCTACAACTGCAAGGTTGGGATGTAGGTGCCACTCGTCCACCCCTGTGCCATCTCTCAGAGTCAGATAGGCAAATGGTAGAGGCTGTAATGACTCAGGTGGCTTTGATGTAA
- a CDS encoding ribonuclease J, which yields MTKNEVSAPILNKNESSAPILNKNESSAPALKVIPLGGLHEIGKNTCVFEYNDEIVLLDAGLAFPSDSMHGVNIVLPDMTYLRENRHKIKGMIVTHGHEDHIGGIAYHLKQFDIPVIYGPRLAMALLEGKLEEAGVLNRTTLKRVGPRDMVRIGASFFVEFIRNTHSIADSFTVAIHTPAGVVIHTGDFKIDHTPVDGEFFDLQRLAEYGEKGVLCLISDSTNSEVPGFTPSERSVYPNLERFISQAKGRVLLTTFASSVHRINMVLEIAQKHGRVVSVVGRSMLNVIAQARNLGYIKCSDNLFQPLQSIHQLPEDKVLVLTTGSQGEPMSAMTRIANGEHRQIKVRKGDTVIFSANPIPGNTVAVVNTIDKLMMQGANVIYGRDKGIHVSGHGCQEDQKLMIALTRPKFFLPVHGEHRMLIQHSKTAQSMSIPAENMVIIDNGDVVEVSEDGIRVKGKVPSGIELVDNSGVVKANVLKERQQLAEDGIVTIAAAVNWEGKLSAKPEVHLRGVVTSMERDRLQGIVRETLESLLSDRWSEFARTLDDELLEVDWIGLQTQMESALQRLIRREFQSSRPLLVFLLQTPEEEPPAKAAGRRRRRSTAKVAS from the coding sequence ATGACTAAGAACGAAGTATCTGCACCCATCCTGAATAAGAACGAATCATCCGCACCCATCCTAAATAAGAACGAATCATCCGCACCCGCCCTGAAAGTGATTCCCCTGGGCGGTCTGCATGAAATTGGAAAGAATACTTGTGTTTTTGAATACAACGACGAAATTGTTCTATTAGATGCTGGATTGGCTTTCCCTAGCGATTCCATGCACGGCGTCAATATCGTCCTGCCCGATATGACTTATCTGCGAGAAAATCGCCACAAGATTAAGGGCATGATCGTCACCCACGGTCATGAAGACCACATTGGGGGAATTGCATATCACCTCAAACAATTTGATATTCCAGTCATCTATGGTCCCCGCCTTGCAATGGCGTTGCTAGAAGGCAAGTTAGAAGAAGCGGGCGTTTTAAACCGCACCACGCTCAAACGGGTAGGGCCCCGCGACATGGTGCGAATAGGCGCTTCCTTCTTCGTCGAATTTATCCGCAACACTCACTCCATCGCGGATAGCTTCACCGTCGCTATCCATACTCCAGCTGGCGTCGTCATCCATACGGGTGACTTTAAGATTGACCACACACCCGTAGATGGCGAGTTTTTTGATTTACAGAGGCTGGCTGAATACGGCGAAAAAGGCGTTTTATGCCTGATTAGCGACTCTACAAACTCGGAAGTACCAGGGTTCACCCCTTCTGAGCGCTCAGTTTATCCCAATCTTGAGCGCTTTATCAGTCAAGCAAAGGGACGGGTGCTATTGACGACTTTCGCTTCGTCCGTCCACCGGATCAATATGGTTTTGGAAATCGCCCAAAAACACGGACGGGTGGTATCCGTTGTGGGTCGTTCGATGCTGAATGTGATTGCCCAAGCACGCAATTTGGGTTATATCAAGTGTTCGGACAATCTCTTCCAACCTTTGCAGTCGATTCATCAGCTGCCTGAAGACAAAGTGCTCGTTCTAACTACAGGTTCGCAGGGGGAGCCAATGTCAGCAATGACGCGGATTGCCAACGGCGAACACCGACAAATTAAAGTCCGTAAGGGTGATACGGTGATCTTCTCGGCAAACCCGATTCCGGGAAATACCGTTGCAGTGGTTAACACCATTGATAAGCTGATGATGCAAGGTGCGAATGTCATCTATGGTCGTGATAAGGGGATTCACGTTTCCGGTCACGGCTGTCAGGAAGACCAAAAGCTGATGATTGCTTTGACTCGTCCGAAATTCTTCTTGCCAGTTCACGGCGAGCATCGGATGTTGATTCAGCACTCCAAGACTGCCCAGAGCATGAGCATCCCTGCGGAAAATATGGTGATTATTGACAATGGGGATGTCGTGGAGGTGTCGGAAGATGGCATCCGCGTCAAAGGTAAAGTTCCTTCTGGCATTGAGCTGGTAGATAATTCTGGCGTAGTGAAAGCCAATGTGCTGAAGGAACGGCAGCAGTTGGCTGAGGATGGAATTGTCACGATTGCAGCAGCAGTGAACTGGGAAGGCAAACTGAGTGCTAAGCCGGAAGTTCACCTGCGCGGTGTTGTGACATCAATGGAACGCGATCGCCTACAGGGAATTGTCCGCGAAACCCTAGAATCTCTTTTGAGCGATCGCTGGTCAGAATTCGCCCGCACCTTGGATGATGAACTTTTAGAAGTTGACTGGATAGGGCTGCAAACTCAAATGGAGTCTGCCCTCCAGCGATTGATCCGCCGCGAATTCCAGTCTTCTCGCCCGTTGCTCGTCTTCTTACTGCAAACTCCGGAAGAAGAGCCACCTGCGAAGGCTGCCGGAAGACGCCGCCGCCGTTCGACTGCGAAGGTCGCATCCTAA
- a CDS encoding TolC family protein produces MPNSSHPFHWVGTGFMAVGASAAIAMSCAKVSVAQEKPPLTQPNPTSAESKGTPSVAPTPALPAISSQTLKEAVSRDGASPPNATGGKTDVSQSAPAQSPQAPTTLESLPPEYLNPSANPLQFPTRSEEVQIQNFQRITLQQALELARRNNRDLQVAILTLERSRASVREFRAAEFPTIGVESNFTRSDSPNAELQNRRQQSSPLNPFLGNDDDNTVSTSFDTGLQVSYELYTSGRRGARIRAAEEQLRFDQLEVERQSEQLRLDVSNAYYDLQEADSQTEISQAAVTDAARSLRDAQLLEQAGLGTRFDVLRAQVQLANAVQDLTRSRSQQSIARRQLTRLLSLGETVEVAAADEIEVAGEWNLTLEQSIILAVKNRAELEQLLARRNISQEQRRIALAATRPQVNLVANYSVLGVLNDDIGPADGLTLGAQFRWDFYDGGAARARASQEETNIAIAETQFADQRNQIRLEVEQAYFNLRSNAENIQTAFFAVTQAEESLRLAELRFRSGVGTQTDVISAQTELTRARVNRLTAVLDYNRSLAALERAISNLPDSQLFDQPQ; encoded by the coding sequence ATGCCAAATTCTAGTCATCCGTTTCACTGGGTAGGAACTGGTTTCATGGCTGTGGGTGCGAGTGCAGCGATCGCCATGAGCTGTGCAAAAGTCAGTGTTGCACAAGAAAAGCCTCCGCTTACTCAGCCAAATCCTACTTCCGCTGAAAGTAAGGGAACCCCGTCGGTTGCCCCTACCCCAGCGCTTCCCGCAATCTCTTCCCAGACGCTAAAGGAAGCCGTTAGCCGAGATGGAGCTAGCCCTCCAAATGCAACGGGAGGCAAGACAGACGTTTCCCAGTCGGCTCCAGCACAATCGCCACAAGCACCCACCACGCTGGAAAGCCTACCCCCTGAATATCTCAACCCCAGCGCTAATCCCCTACAATTTCCGACCAGATCTGAGGAAGTGCAAATTCAAAACTTCCAACGAATTACCCTACAACAAGCTCTGGAGCTGGCACGGCGCAACAATCGGGATTTACAAGTGGCAATTCTTACCCTAGAGCGATCGCGGGCATCCGTGCGAGAATTTCGGGCGGCTGAGTTTCCAACAATCGGCGTAGAATCAAATTTTACTAGGTCAGATTCCCCGAATGCTGAGCTACAAAATCGGCGACAACAGTCATCGCCATTAAACCCATTCTTGGGGAATGACGACGATAATACTGTTTCGACATCCTTTGACACCGGCCTGCAAGTGAGTTACGAACTCTACACCTCCGGGCGGCGCGGGGCACGTATCCGGGCGGCAGAAGAACAGCTGCGATTCGATCAGTTAGAAGTAGAACGCCAGTCCGAGCAACTACGCCTGGATGTCAGCAATGCTTACTACGATCTGCAAGAAGCCGATTCCCAAACTGAGATTTCCCAAGCAGCAGTGACAGATGCCGCCAGGAGTCTCCGGGATGCTCAATTGCTAGAACAAGCTGGACTTGGAACGCGATTTGACGTACTGCGGGCGCAGGTGCAGCTGGCAAATGCCGTGCAGGATCTCACTCGCAGCCGGAGTCAGCAGAGCATTGCCCGCAGGCAATTAACGAGGCTGTTGAGTCTAGGGGAAACCGTTGAGGTGGCGGCAGCAGATGAAATTGAGGTCGCTGGTGAATGGAATCTAACACTAGAACAGAGTATTATCCTCGCCGTGAAGAATCGCGCCGAGCTAGAACAGCTCTTGGCTCGACGGAACATCAGCCAAGAGCAAAGGCGCATTGCCCTGGCGGCAACCAGACCGCAAGTCAACCTCGTTGCCAACTACAGCGTTTTAGGGGTATTAAATGACGATATCGGGCCAGCCGATGGTTTAACCCTGGGGGCGCAATTCCGATGGGATTTTTACGATGGGGGAGCCGCCAGAGCGAGAGCCAGTCAGGAAGAAACGAACATAGCGATCGCTGAAACTCAATTTGCCGACCAGCGCAACCAAATTCGCTTGGAGGTGGAACAAGCTTATTTCAACTTAAGGTCGAATGCCGAGAATATTCAAACTGCCTTTTTTGCCGTTACCCAGGCAGAAGAAAGCTTGCGTCTGGCAGAGTTACGATTTAGATCTGGCGTTGGTACCCAGACAGATGTCATTAGCGCTCAAACCGAGCTAACTCGTGCTAGAGTAAACCGTCTTACAGCGGTTCTGGATTACAATCGCTCTCTGGCAGCTCTCGAACGGGCGATCAGCAATCTCCCAGATAGTCAACTTTTCGATCAGCCCCAATAG
- a CDS encoding efflux RND transporter permease subunit produces MFADFFIKRPVFATVCAIVILLVGGISIPTLPIAQFPEISPTQINVTANYSGASAEVVENAVTNILERQINGVEGLKYLSSSSSNDGTSTITATFDSSRNKDIAAVDIQNRVSVAQPQLPQAVQQTGVTVTKQSSNILLAIGLYAGNKEYDNIFLSNYADLYLTDSLKRLKGVGDVQIFGERRYSMRLWLDPNRLASRSLTAQDVVNALQEQNLQVGAGRIGQEPAPEGQMYQIDLRAVSRLTEASEFEEIVLKTDTDGTLVKLKDVGRAELGAENYSSFLRFRGNDAVGLGIFQLPGSNALDVARAVKAEMAKLATRFPPGLQYRVAFDTTLYVEQSLKEVVKTLFEAIVLVVLVIFVFLQDWRTTLIPAVTIPISLIGTFAFIKVFGFSINSLSLFGITLATGLVVDDAIVVVEDIDRLIQQKGMTPRAAASEAMRELFSALIATSLVLMAVFVPVAFFPGTTGALYKQFALTIAFSVGISTFIAITLTPSLSALLLRQGQKPGGWLGWIFDRINGAIDWTRRGYKRSLNFLTRFRGFVVGLFIVSLGITAWLYLSVPTAFLPEEDQGYFITLVQGPEGVSLQYTGEVMDKVEKEILKNPEVVGTFVVGGFSFSGNTSNNGIIFTTLKPWEERHKKEQSVQAIIGSLFGTLSGITEARVFPVNPPSIQGLGSFGGFQYQLQDQRGNSPLESLVQSMGQLLGRANQTPGLQQVFSTFAANTPQLLIEVDRNKAKALQVSVDDIFNTLQTFLGSQYVNDFNLQQRNYRVYVQADKQFRSNPENIGNLYVRSQQNQMIPLSNLVKVTPTTGAQTINHYNLYRSIEITGSAAPGYSSGQAIKTMEQVSKEVLPAGLGYEWSGTSLEEIESGGQAPIIFGLGLIFVFLVLAAQYENYVDPFIILLSVPLAILGALLAQSMRGLSNDVYCQIGLVMLIGLASKNAILIVEFANQLRESGMSATKAVVEASQERLRPILMTTFAFVLGIAPLVNPEGAGAASRRSLGTAIAGGTIVSTVLSLFIVPVLYIVIVTARDRLKGGGKKPGGKSKLTKKPEPSREADILHHH; encoded by the coding sequence ATGTTTGCCGATTTCTTCATTAAGCGACCAGTCTTTGCTACAGTCTGCGCCATAGTTATTTTGCTAGTGGGAGGAATTAGTATTCCCACTCTACCTATCGCCCAGTTTCCAGAAATTAGCCCGACTCAAATCAACGTTACGGCTAACTACAGCGGAGCTAGTGCTGAAGTCGTAGAAAACGCTGTGACCAACATTTTAGAAAGGCAAATTAATGGAGTCGAGGGATTAAAATATCTGAGTTCGAGCAGCAGTAACGATGGCACCAGTACAATTACAGCTACCTTTGACTCATCCCGGAACAAAGATATCGCCGCAGTCGATATTCAAAATAGAGTTTCCGTCGCCCAACCGCAGCTACCACAAGCCGTACAACAAACTGGGGTCACGGTAACAAAACAGTCCAGCAACATCCTCTTAGCAATTGGTTTGTACGCCGGAAATAAAGAGTACGACAACATATTTTTAAGCAATTACGCAGACCTCTATTTAACAGATTCTCTGAAAAGATTAAAGGGCGTTGGTGACGTGCAAATTTTCGGCGAACGCCGATATTCTATGCGTTTATGGCTAGACCCGAATCGGCTTGCTAGTCGTAGTTTAACGGCTCAAGATGTAGTCAACGCACTCCAAGAACAGAACTTACAAGTCGGTGCTGGGCGAATCGGTCAGGAACCTGCTCCAGAAGGGCAAATGTATCAAATTGACCTGCGTGCAGTCAGCCGGCTGACAGAAGCTTCTGAATTTGAGGAAATTGTCTTAAAAACGGATACTGACGGCACGCTTGTCAAACTTAAGGATGTGGGGAGAGCAGAATTAGGAGCGGAAAATTACAGCTCTTTTCTGCGATTTCGAGGCAATGATGCTGTAGGTTTGGGTATTTTTCAGCTTCCCGGTAGTAATGCTTTGGATGTTGCTAGAGCCGTGAAAGCAGAAATGGCAAAACTGGCTACTCGCTTTCCGCCTGGTTTGCAATATCGGGTGGCGTTTGACACAACTTTGTATGTTGAACAATCGCTCAAAGAAGTAGTTAAAACACTATTTGAAGCGATTGTTTTGGTCGTCTTGGTTATCTTTGTTTTTTTGCAAGATTGGCGAACAACTCTGATTCCCGCGGTGACAATTCCCATTTCCTTGATAGGAACTTTTGCTTTTATCAAGGTATTCGGGTTTTCGATTAATAGCTTGTCTCTGTTTGGTATTACATTAGCTACTGGCTTGGTGGTTGATGATGCGATCGTTGTAGTTGAGGATATCGATCGCTTGATCCAGCAAAAGGGGATGACTCCTCGTGCAGCTGCAAGTGAAGCGATGCGGGAACTTTTTAGCGCCTTAATTGCAACTTCACTGGTGCTAATGGCGGTGTTTGTTCCAGTTGCATTTTTTCCCGGAACAACGGGAGCGCTGTACAAGCAATTTGCCTTAACAATTGCTTTTTCAGTTGGTATTTCTACCTTTATTGCTATTACACTGACTCCATCTCTTTCAGCTTTGTTATTGCGTCAGGGACAAAAGCCTGGAGGATGGCTTGGCTGGATTTTTGACCGAATTAATGGAGCGATCGACTGGACGCGGCGAGGATACAAGCGATCGCTTAACTTCCTGACACGCTTTCGAGGCTTCGTAGTCGGGTTGTTTATCGTTTCTTTGGGAATAACTGCTTGGCTTTATCTGAGCGTACCTACAGCGTTTCTTCCCGAAGAAGATCAGGGTTATTTCATCACGCTTGTCCAAGGGCCAGAAGGCGTTTCCCTGCAATATACAGGCGAAGTTATGGACAAGGTAGAAAAAGAAATTCTTAAAAACCCTGAAGTAGTCGGAACTTTCGTAGTAGGTGGCTTTAGTTTTAGTGGTAATACTTCTAACAATGGGATTATATTTACTACTCTCAAACCTTGGGAAGAACGCCATAAAAAAGAGCAATCAGTGCAAGCGATTATTGGCAGTTTATTTGGTACGCTATCAGGTATCACCGAAGCAAGAGTCTTCCCCGTTAATCCTCCATCAATTCAAGGTTTGGGCAGTTTTGGCGGCTTCCAATATCAGTTGCAAGACCAACGCGGTAATAGTCCCCTAGAGTCTTTGGTTCAGTCAATGGGTCAACTATTAGGTCGTGCTAACCAGACACCTGGATTGCAACAAGTATTTAGCACTTTTGCTGCAAATACGCCACAGCTACTAATCGAAGTTGACCGCAACAAAGCTAAGGCGTTGCAAGTTTCGGTAGACGATATTTTTAATACACTGCAAACATTCTTGGGTTCGCAATATGTAAATGATTTCAATTTACAGCAAAGAAATTATCGGGTGTACGTGCAAGCAGACAAACAGTTTCGCTCTAACCCGGAAAATATTGGTAATCTGTACGTCCGCTCCCAACAAAATCAGATGATTCCTTTGAGCAATTTGGTAAAAGTTACTCCAACGACTGGAGCGCAAACTATTAATCACTACAATCTATATCGCTCCATTGAAATCACTGGTTCTGCTGCTCCTGGCTATAGCTCAGGACAAGCAATTAAGACAATGGAGCAGGTATCCAAAGAGGTTTTACCAGCTGGCTTAGGTTATGAATGGTCGGGGACTTCACTAGAAGAAATTGAGTCTGGCGGTCAAGCACCAATAATTTTTGGTTTGGGACTTATTTTTGTGTTCTTGGTGCTGGCTGCTCAGTATGAAAATTATGTTGACCCCTTCATTATTCTGCTTTCAGTTCCGCTGGCAATTTTAGGGGCATTGTTAGCTCAATCGATGCGCGGGTTGTCTAATGATGTTTATTGCCAAATTGGTCTAGTAATGTTGATTGGTTTGGCGAGTAAAAATGCAATTTTAATTGTAGAATTTGCCAACCAACTCCGAGAAAGCGGGATGTCAGCAACCAAGGCGGTGGTTGAAGCTTCCCAAGAGCGTTTGCGACCAATTCTGATGACTACTTTCGCCTTTGTCTTGGGTATTGCTCCTCTGGTAAATCCCGAAGGAGCAGGAGCCGCCAGCCGACGTTCTCTAGGAACTGCGATCGCAGGCGGTACCATTGTCTCCACTGTCTTAAGTTTATTCATTGTGCCAGTTCTGTATATCGTAATTGTGACGGCACGCGATCGCTTAAAAGGTGGTGGAAAAAAACCCGGTGGAAAGTCTAAACTAACTAAAAAACCAGAACCGAGTCGAGAAGCTGATATTTTGCACCATCACTAA
- a CDS encoding 2Fe-2S iron-sulfur cluster-binding protein, translated as MANITFVNENQEAIAADGANLREKALQNGIDIYTFRGKMMNCGGYGQCGTCIVEIVEGMENLSPRTEVENRKLKKKPETYRLACQTLVNGPTSVKTKPR; from the coding sequence ATGGCTAATATTACATTTGTCAATGAAAATCAAGAAGCGATCGCAGCGGATGGGGCTAACTTAAGAGAAAAAGCCCTCCAGAACGGCATTGATATCTATACCTTTAGGGGAAAGATGATGAACTGCGGGGGCTACGGTCAATGCGGTACCTGCATTGTGGAAATTGTGGAAGGTATGGAAAATCTTTCGCCTCGCACTGAGGTGGAAAATCGCAAACTGAAGAAAAAGCCAGAAACCTATCGCTTAGCTTGTCAAACTCTTGTAAATGGCCCAACAAGTGTGAAAACAAAGCCGCGATAA